A window of Photobacterium sp. GJ3 contains these coding sequences:
- a CDS encoding glycine cleavage system protein R: MKHLVITVIGQDRQGLVGKLSDTVYQHQGNWLGSSMNHLAGQFAGILQVDVPEASVKAFRQAMSKLEGLKIHIEEDTHLTPPPKQLQSLTVTGNDRPGIVKEVTTSLGELGINIYKLKTDTHSAPNWGYPIFTAWFELEIPASLSVSTVQLQLESLADDLTIDFEEPEGIEVH, encoded by the coding sequence ATGAAGCATCTTGTCATTACTGTCATTGGCCAGGATCGCCAAGGTTTAGTTGGAAAGTTATCGGATACTGTATATCAGCACCAGGGAAACTGGCTGGGTAGCAGTATGAATCATCTGGCCGGACAATTTGCCGGCATTCTTCAGGTCGATGTTCCGGAAGCATCCGTGAAAGCATTTCGGCAGGCCATGTCCAAACTCGAAGGGCTGAAGATTCATATTGAAGAAGACACTCACCTCACTCCGCCTCCCAAGCAACTGCAATCGCTGACCGTCACCGGGAATGACCGTCCCGGCATTGTCAAAGAAGTTACGACCAGCCTCGGCGAGCTGGGCATCAATATTTATAAATTGAAAACCGATACCCACAGTGCTCCAAATTGGGGCTACCCCATTTTTACCGCCTGGTTCGAACTCGAAATTCCAGCATCGCTTTCTGTGTCGACCGTGCAATTGCAATTGGAAAGTCTCGCAGATGATCTGACGATTGATTTCGAAGAACCGGAGGGAATCGAGGTCCATTAA